The Candidatus Leptovillus gracilis sequence CCCAACAACTTGTCGGCCAGGCCAGAGGCCAGGACAACGCCGCGGTTCTCGCCATCGCCAAACAGGCTGCCGGCCAGCGGTTCGTTGGCGCCGCCCACACTAAAGCTGCGTTCGCCCATGTCCGACGAGACGCGCACCGGCAGCGATTGCTCTTGCAGCGTCAGGGTCAGGTCTACACCGCTGGGGAGCTGTAATTGGGGGGTAACGGCCGTTACCCCCGGAATCGCCCGCAGTTCATCCACGATGGTCGGCGTCAGCGCTTGCTTGGGTTTCGGCGGCGCGAAGGGGTCGAAGGTGTCCAACGCCGCCTCGTCATAAGCCGGGCTGACAAAAATATTCTCCAGGCCCACCGTCTCAAAATTGCGCTGCACTTCGCGCTGCACCCCCACGCCAAAGGAGACCATGGCGACCAGGGTGATGATGCCGATCAACACGCCGCCGGCCGTCAGCACATTACGCACCGGCCGACGCCCCAAATTACGAAATGCCGAGCGGGCAATGTCGCCAAAAGAAATGCGGGACTGGGAATTGAAGGTTGAGGACTGCGGGCTGGCGGCCAACAGCGGTTCCGCGCGCGCCGTTATCGGCCGATTAGTGGTAATGTTGACAATCTGTCCATCTTTCAAATGGACCACCCGGTCGGCGTAGGCGGCCACGTCGGCGTCGTGGGTGACAACGATGAGGGTGATGCCCTGCTCTTTGTTGAGTGTTTGCAGCAGACCCATCACTTCTGCGCCGGTGGCTGAATCCAGGTTGCCGGTTGGCTCATCGGCCAGGATAAGCGAGGGGTTGTGGATGAGGGCGCGGGCAACGGCCGTGCGCTGCTGCTCGCCGCCCGATAGTTCGCTGGGGTAATGGTCCAACCGGTGGCCCAGGCCCACTTTGTGCAGCATCTCGGCGGCGCGGGCAGATCGCTCGGCCGGGTTCACGCCGGCCAGGGTGAGAGGGATGGCGACATTCTCAACGGCCGTCAGCCGCGGCAACAAGTTAAAACTCTGAAAAATAAAGCCCACCCGGTGGCGGCGATGGGCCGTGCGCGCTTTGCCGTCGGCGTTGTGCAGCGGCAGGCCAGCCACCCACAATTCGCCAGAAGATGGCCGATCCAACCCGCCCAACAGATTGAGCAACGTAGATTTGCCAGAGCCAGATGGCCCAACCAGGGCCACAAATTCACCAGACGCGATGGTCAGGTTGACGCCGTACAGCGCCCGCACGTCCATCTCGCCGCGCTGAAAGTGGCGCTCCAGATTTGATAGTTGAATTGTATTGTCCATGGGAGATCAAAAAACCTTCCGGCGGGCCAAACCCGCCGGAAGGTTGGGGTCGCGAAAAGTTATTGCAACGCTTCGGCCAAAGCGAGCGCTTCGGCTGCGGTCAGGTCGCCGCCAATCCAGAAGGTGATGTCACCTTCGGTCCAGGTGAGCAGACTTTGTGCGCCAGCTTCGTCGCTGTAGAGCGTGCCCTCTATGCCGCGCAGGGTGACGATTTTGCCGTCTGCCTCACGGTCGGGCACGGCCGTTGCCGGTCCCTGGGCAATGGTAAAGCCGCCGGCGCTGCGGCTGTAGCGCTGTACAACCGCCCCGCGTATTTCCGTCGCGCTAACAAACGCGGCATCGGCCGGCAGGATGGCCGGGGAAAGAACATTCAGGTCGGCGGTTTCGACGGCCGTCAACTCTTCTGGCTTCAGATCTTCCAGGCGCACCACCTCTGCGCCTTCAGGAATGACAAAGGTGAAGAGGCTGTTGTCCACACCCTGATTCAGTTCCAGGGTTGTGGCAGTGGCGCTGCCGGATCCTATAGCCCCTTCAGCATATTGTACAGACAGCGGCGCGCCGTCTTCGGGCCGCACATACACTTTCAGGAAGCCGCCGGCGGCGCGAACCTCATCGGGCATTTTCTCCGGGATGGGGATCAGGCGCAGGCCGTGGGCGTTGGTAGCGCCAATTTGTACGTCGGTGATGCGTTCGGCGGTGAAGTACTCCAGCAGTTTAGCCACAGCTTCTTCTGGGGTTTGCGGATGGTCCCCCTCTTCATGGTTGTAGTCTGGGTCAATCTCAAATTCCTGCCCGGCCATTTGCGCGGCGATCAGGGCGGCGGCTTCGTCGGCGTTGCCAACCAGGACTTTGTTTTCTTGCGGGTCCCACAGCCAGAAGTTGTAGCCATCGGTAACGGCCGTTAACCCCACCAGCTTGCTTTCCGTCGCCTCTAATATTTCGGCGCGGAAGGCGGGTTCGCCGTTTGGCCCGGCATCCAGTTTGCCCCACATTTCTACCGTGCCGCTGGCATTCATTTCCGCTGTGTTCACCGTGAAGTTGGCAACAGCGTGACCGTCGGTAACGGTTTGCACGGTTTCCATCGCCTGTGCCAGCAGGTCTTCGGCGGTTGGCTGCAAAGCAAACGCAGCTAAACCCAGACTGGCTACCAGCAAGAGAATGATAGCGCTTATTAATACTTTTTTGTTTCGCATGGGTGACTCCTTTTTGGTTTGCCTGATACAGACTGCATCTGCCAAGCATATGTCAGATGACATCTATCACTTATTTTAGAATATACACCCCTTAAACACCACCCCACCACGCTTTGTGACACCCTTTGCTCACCAATCTATTAACCCCACGACGGCCCAACGGCGTGCTGCCAGCAGACGGCAGCCGCCCCGAAGTAGGCGTCGTTTGAGTTTTTGGCGATTACCATTACCCGGATTAACTGAGCAAAACACAAAGGCATGGCGGTTTATCCAGAGAATGTTTCGCATTCTCTGCAATAGTCGTTACCGTTTTTGTGTAGGTTTTCAAGAGGGCAATCAATCGTTGTAGGGAGCCGGAAAATCTTTGCGGCTGGCCTGGGCGACGAACCGCGTGCGAATCGAGCGTGGTTCGTCGTCCAAGGGGATAGCCTCGAAGGCCCAGTCTAGTTCCAATGGCGTCAGGTCCACCACTTCCAGCGCGGTCTCACATTCCCGACATTGAATCCGTTGCCCCAGACGCGGCGCGCGCAGCCGAATTCGGGAGTCGCATTCAGGACAGTAAGTAAAATCTTTTTTGGCGGTCATCCTTTGAACCTCATAGATACAAGCTGCCGGCCTGGGGTGATGGATCTACCACGAGACGGCCGTTTCACTATACGGTCAAAATACAGGATTTCTGTATGAAAACTTTGGAGTAGAGCTGTTTAAATTTCGTCAGGATTCGCCGAAACAAGAATGGCTTGCATAATGCCACCCTCGTCAACAAAAAGGTATCACTGCACCGGAACCAACGTGGCGATAGACACAAAATGGCAAATACTGCCGCCCAGCACGAACAAATGCCAGATGGCATGGTTATAAGGCAGTTTTTCCCAGGCGTAAAAAATCACACCCACTGTATAAATCACGCCGCCGGTAACAAGCATGGTTAGTCCCAGAGGTGGCAGAGCAGCGATCATGTGTTTGAAGGCAAAGACGCACATCCACCCCACCAAAACATACATGATGGTAGCGATGACTTCTAGTTTGCCTAAAAAGAACATTTTCCAGACGATGCCGGCGGCCGCCAGGCCCCAAACCAGAGCGAAATAGGTCCAGCCAATGCTGCCGCGCAGGCTGACCAGCAGGTAAGGCGTGTATGTGCCGGCGATGAGGATGTAAATGGAAGCGTGGTCAAATTTGCGGAGGATGTGTTTGACGCGGGGATGCTGCAAGCTGTGGTAAAGGGTGGAGGCCAGGTAAAGCAAAATCAGGCTGCCGCCATAGATGCTAAAACTGACGATGCGCCAGAAGTCGCCGTAAATGACAGCCAGAGTGACCAGGGCAGTGAGGCCGGCGATACTGAGCGCCGCGCCGATGGCATGGGTGACGCTGTTGACGATTTCTTCTGTAGGCGAATAAAGCGGGGTTTTCCAGGTTGGTTTTTCTTTCAACAACCACATGGTGATAATTTACCTCCCAACATACCAGCTTCACTGAATGTATCGTAACGTCGTTTGGGGAATGCTGAGATATTCAACACCGACGGCCGTTACCAATACATCTTCTTCTAAACTCATCATACCTCTTTCGGGCACAATGACGTGCAGTTCCAACGTAAAAATATGACCCACTTCCACCGGCAATTCGCAAATTCCGGCATAGCGTTCCCAACGCGGCCCCAACACCGTGGCGCCGTCGTGGGCCACCCGGCCCAATAAATGCCCAAAAGCGTGCATGTACTCCGGGTAGCCGTTGGCGATAATGTGGGCGCGGGCGGCGGCGTCTACTTGCCAGCCAGGCACACCGGGCCGCAGGGCAGCTTCTCCGGCTTTGATAGCCCCCAGAACGACATCGAAGGCGCGTTGGACTTCTGGCGGAGCGGCCGTTTCGCCATCGTCCAACACATACCACATGCGCTGAATGTCGGAACAGTAGTCGTTTTGTTTCACGCCCAGGTCCATGTGCAGGGTATGGCCTTTTTGCAACACTACCTCGCCGGGCGCGGCGTGGCCGGAAGCGGATTCCGGCCCGCAGGTGACGATGGGGTTAAATGGCTTGGGCCAGGCATAGCCGAGGTTAAGGGCTGAGATACGGCCGTGTACAAATTCAGCAATTTCTCGCTGCGTCATCCCTGGTCGGACAAACTGCTCTACTTCGTCAAACAACGCCTCAGTCGTCATGATAGCCTGGCGTACTCGCTCGATCTCGGCCAGGCTCTTGCGGCCGCGCAGCGCAGCAATGATTTGTTCGGCGGAAATCAGGCGGTCAGCATAGGGCGTACCGGCCAGAATGGTTTGCAGGGAACGGTACATGCCCAGGCTCAGGCCGTCGGCGGCCACATCGTTTTCGGAATAGTTGATGGCAATTTGCGCCGGGTCCAAAGCCGCCAGCGCATCGCGCAGCGGTTGGCTGATGCCCTGGTGGTAGGGAATCACGTCATAAAGGCCCAGGTTTTCCACGTTGACAGCATCAAAGTGACCGATGATGCAAACGTGTCCGCCGGAGCGGTGGACGATAAAGGCCGTCTTCCAGGTCACGTCCACGTCGGCGATAAGTTCCAGGGCCGGGTCGGGCTGAAGGCTGGTCTCGCGCACAAAGGTAAGCCAGGTATCCACGTTCAATTCGTTGAGGATGGCGGTGGCCTGGGCCAGTTTTTCTTGGATGAGGGGTAAGTTGTTCATAGGTGTTCTGGTGAGAGGATAGGAACGGCCGTCTTACGGCCGTTCCTCATTGTTTGGTGAGCATTGGGACGATAAGAGATCGTAAAAGATACAACTCCATCAAGACCTGACCGGTTTGCGAAAATCTGCCAGGTCCTGACCTTAAGCAGCGCAGCTAGATGTTGTTGGGATCGTCGTCAAGCTGACTCATAAACGTCTCCATGTTATCCGCCTCAAACAACATAAACAACATCTGCTGTAACTGATACCGGTCGGTAACACTTTCCAAATAGCGGCTCAGGCGACGGTAAGAAGAAGCTGACGGGTCAAAGCGGCGCACGACGCTATCTAGCAAGGCCTCTCGCAAACCAATTAATACGCCAATTTCCATACCTTCTTCACGGCCTTCTTCGCGGCCTTCTTCACGGCCTTCTTCACGGCCTTCTTTCAAGCCCAATTCTCGCATTCGAAGCAAATAAGGGGTATCGAATAACAGTGTTTCACTTTCTTCTAACAGTTTCTCTACCATTTGTATTATCTCCCTGGTCTGGAGCAAGCTGACCAATGCGGTTAACAGGCGATCCTTTTCTTCTGCTGTTGTCGCGGTGCGTATGACCGATAGCGCTTGTGGCAGTATTGTTGAAGCATCGGCCAAGCGTGTTTGTCCAATGAGAGCCAGAAAGGCGGGATTACCCAGTTCAAACAAGCGTTCCGCCGGCATTTCCCACAGGCGCAGCGGCTGATACTGCCAACGCAGTGTCACCTCGTCGCCCAATCCGTATATCTGGTACATGCCGCTATCACCGCGGCCGGCGCCTTCGCCGACGTAGATAACCACGCTCACCAGTCGCGGGGCATTTTCTTTGTCTGGCAGACCTATATCTCGTCGTACAATCCGGGCCAGGTAATCCAATACGCGCAGGGGCATTGGTTCATGGCTGCGCCGTCCTTGTAATTCAATGTGCAGATAGATGATGTGTCCTGCGGCATCAATCACCTCGAAGAGCAGGTCGCTGCGGCCGGGGCTGGCGGCAAACTCAACGTTCAGCGGGCGCACGCGCTGCACCGGCGTAGCCAACAACCAGGTGGCGAACGCTTCGCTGAATTCAGTGATGAGCACTTTTAGCGGGTTGTCCGTCTCGCTCATGTGAGTAGTGTAGCATAAAGCGGTGGCGGGGAGAACAGATGGACAGAGGATGAATGGGGCGAATTACTCTTCGCCAGCAATAGCTTTATAGATCGATTGCAGATCTTCGTCGGAATAGTAATGGATGATGACCTGGCCGCCTTTGCGCTGTTTGTTGATAATGACGCGCGTGCCCAGTGAATGCTCAAACTGGTTTTGCAGATCGACCAGTTCTGGTGGCAGCGATTTCTTTGGTTTGGGCTGCGGCTTTTGTTCTGCCAGGAGATTTTTAACGTGTTGTTCTGTCTGCCGCACGTTGAGGCCGAGTTTGATGATTTGCTTCATGGCGTTGGTTTGCATTTCTGGCGTGGGCAGCGGGAGGAGCGCACGGCCGTGCGCCCCACTGATCTGCCCATCACTTACTGCCTGCTGCACGGCCGTTGGCAGAGTCAGCAGCCGCACCAGGTTCGCCACAGTCGAGCGCCCCTTACCCACCCGTTTGGCGACTTCTTCCTGGGTCAGGCCGAATTCATCCATAAGCTGCTGGTAGGCGTAAGCTTCTTCCAGAGCGTTCAGGTCGGCGCGCTGGATGTTTTCGATGATCGCCAGTTCCAGCATGGCCTGGGGGGTAGCTTCTTTAACGATGGCCGGAAGCTGTTCCAGACCGGCCAACTGGGCGGCGCGCCAGCGGCGTTCGCCGGCGATGAGGATGTATTGGCCGTCTTGCTGGGTGACGACCAGCGGTTGGATGAGGCCATGCTCGGTGATGGAAGCGGCCAGTTCGGCCAGTTGGGTCTCGTCGAAGGTAGAACGCGGTTGGTGGGGGTTGGGAATCACGGCCGTTACCGGGATCAACCGTATATCGTCATTGGATACGGCCGTATCTGCCGTGGGAATCAGTGCGCTTAAACCACGACCCAATCCTTGTCTTTTGCTCATGCCGTCGTTTCCTTTACCTGGTCCCCTTTGAGGATTTCGGCCGTTAACACCTGGTAGGCCAGCGCGCCGGGAGACGTGGGCGCGTAAATGTTGATCGGCTGCCCATAGCTGGGCGCTTCGCTCAGGCGCACGTTGCGCGGTACAATGGTGCGAAACACCTTGCCAGGGAAAAATTTACGCACTTCTTCCACCACCTGGCGGCTCAGGTTGGTACGGCCGTCATACATCGTCATGATCAACCCGCGAATAGTCAGCGCCGGATTGAGATATTTGCGCACCAACTCGACAGTTTGCGTTAACTGAGACAGCCCTTCCAGGGCCAGATATTCGCACTGCACCGGGATGATCACCCCGTCGCGGGCAGCGGTGAGGGCGTTAACGGTGAGCAGGCTGAGGCTGGGCGGACAATCTATGAGGATGTAATCGTAACGGCCGTTCAGCCCATCCAGCGCCTTTTGCAGCCGATATTCCCGCCCGATGGCGTTCACCAATTCCACTTCTGCCCCGGAAAGCGCCGGGCTGGAGGGCACAATATCCAGCTTGAACTCGGCCCGCTCCACGCGCACTTCATCCACCGAGGCTTCTTCCAACAGCAAATCGTAGATGGATTTGTCCAGCGACGATTTATTCACGCCAATGCCGGACGTGGCGTTGGCCTGGGGATCAATGTCCACCATCAGCGTGCGCCGACCGCTGCCGGCCAGATAGGCGCACAAATTGATCACCGTGGTCGTTTTGCCCACGCCCCCTTTTTGATTCACGATGGCATAAATCTTGGTCATAAAAAACCTTGTCGAAACCATTCAACCCTGACGGTTTTCGGAAACCCTCAGGGTTTTGCTGAGCGCCTGGATGCCGGCCAATTTGGCCTCCAGCCCATCTAATTCCACCGAACAGGCGGCGATGTCGTTGGCAAATCGGCCGGCTTCCCAGGGATTTCCGCCCGTCTGGTGCAGGCGGATGAGGAAGGCGGTGGCGAATATATCGCCCGCGCCGGTGGCGTTTACTTCCAGGGCGCGGCGGGCCGGGATGTGGCGGATTTCGTCTTCAAAATAGATGGTGCAGCCATCGTATCCTTTTGTCACCACCAGCAGGTGCGACCAGGCGCGGTATTGGGCCAACTGCGCCTCATCGCGTAAATCTTCATGGCTCAGGATAACGGCCGCCGCCAGCGGCAAAAATTCACGCGCATCGGGCCAGTCGGTGGCATACACACGGCCGTCGGCCCCCCAGCGGCGCATCCAACCCTGCGGCGTCAGCCCAACCAGGCTGTTACTGAACAGATGGATCATCGCCGGGTCAATTTCGTTGGCAATAGGGGCCAGGTGGACAATGTCCGGTCGCTGCCAATCCGCCGGCACGTGGCCGGGGAGGAGGGGCGCAGCCTGGGCGTGCAGGGTTTGCATACGGCCGTTCGCCGTGTACACGTTCTCAAAGGTCGTGGTTTGCGCCGCCGGGATGGTGTGCAAGTGAATACCGGCCAAATAAGGCTGCCAGGCAAAGTCAGCGCCGCTGCTGGTCAGAACGGCCGTGCAGCAGCCCATCGCCTGCGCCAGCCGCCCCGAAAACGAAACCGTGCCGCCCACCGTTGGTCCGTCCGCCGTCAGGTCTTGGCTGATGTGCCCAATTGCCAGGTAATCTATGTGTGTCATGCCGGGCAAATTCTAGCATATAGCACCGGGGAGAGCGAAAGGTACGGCCGTTACTCGCCTTTATAGCCCAACAAGCGCAGCCCATTCAACGACACCAACACTGTGCTGCCTTCGTGCCCAATCACGCTCAGCGGCAGGGCCAGCCCCACGCCCAACACCGCCCCAATCAGCAGCAAAATCATGCCGATGGCGAAAGCCAGGTTTTGCACCAGCGTCTTGCGTGTGCGGCGGCTGAGGCCGATGACGTAAGGGATTTTGCCCAGGTCGTCGCTCATCAGCACGATGTCGGCCGTTTCCAGGGCCACATCCGTGCCCGCCGCGCCCATGGCAATGCCGATGTCGGCCGCCGCCAGCGCCGGGGCGTCGTTTACCCCATCGCCGACCATCGCCACCGGGCCATACTGCTCGGCCAGCTCTTTCAGCAGGCGCATTTTGTCTTGCGGCAGCAGCTCGGCGTGATAGGCGTCCACACCAGACTGTTGGGCGATGGCCGCCGCCACCCGCTCGTTGTCGCCGGTCAGCATGACCACGCGCTCCACCCCGGCGGCTTTGATGCGGCGAATGGTCTGGGATACGTTGGGACGCAAGATGTCGGCAATCGCTAAGACGCCAAGAATGTGGGCGCGACGGCCGTTTTCCGTCACATCGGCCACCAAAACCGTCGTTTTGCCCTCATCCTGGAAACGGTCCAGGGCATCTACGGCCGTTTCCAATCCATCTATCTCCCAATTGGCAAAGTAGCGCAAATTGCCCACCGCCACCTGCCGGTTTTCGACGGCCGCCAATACCCCCAGCCCTGTTTCCGAGTGGAAATCGGTCACTTCAGACAAAGCGATGCCGCGCTCCTGCGCCGCGGTAACGATGGCCTGCGCCAGCGGATGCTCCGATTTGCTTTCCACCGAGGCTACCAACCGCAGCAGGTCGTTTTCGTCGCCGGCCCAGCAGTCGTCGCAAACTGTCACGTTGGTGACGCGGGGTTTGCCTTCTGTCAGCGTGCCAGTTTTGTCGAAGGCCAACACTTTAATGCCTGCCGCTTGCTCCACGTAAACGCCGCCCTTAAACAACACGCCGCGCCGCGCCCCATTGCCAATGGCCGACAGCACCGTCGCCGGCGTGCTGATAACGATGGCGCACGGCGACGCCGCCACCATCAACGTCATGGCCCGGTAAAAGGTGGTGTTGAACGGTTCGTTGAACAGAACCAGGGGCAGGAGGATGGCAACGGCCGTCATCACAATCACCCCCAGAGCATAATACTGCTCTGCCTTTTCGATGAAGCGCTGTGTGGGCGCCTTTTGCCCCTGCGCCTCCTCGACCATTTTGATCAGTTTCGCCAGGGTTGTATCCTGCGCCAGCCGTGTCACCTCCACCTCCAGGCCGCCACGTTGGTTGATGCTGCCGGCCAACACCATGTCGCCCGACTCTTTGGCGACAGGGATAGATTCGCCGGTGATGGCTGCCTGGTCCAGGCTGCTGCGCCCTTCGCGGATACGGCCGTCTAACGCCAGCCGCTCTCCCGGTTTCACAATCATCAAATCACCAACGCTGACTTCTTCAATGGGCAGCGTCACCATCTCGCCATCACGGCGCACAGTGGCCTCCGCCGGACGCAGGGCCATGAGCGCGCGGATGGCGTTGCGTGTGCGGTCCATGGCGTAGCTTTGCAGCACATTGGACAGCGAAAAGAGGAAGAGCAGCATTGCCCCTTCAAACGGCGCGCCCACCAGCGCCGCGCCAATAGCCGCCAGGACCATCAGCAAGTCTACGTCAATGGTCAGCTTGCGCAGCGATTGCAGGCCGGCCATCAAACCAAACGAACCGCCGGTGAAGTAGGCGACAGCATAAAACAGATGGGCGACCCATCTCGGCGCGTCCAAAAATTCGGCCGCCAGACCGCTCATCATGGTGATGAAGGTGATAACGGTGAAAACAAGTTCCACCTGCTGCGCCGGGAATTTTTCTTGTAGTTTTTGCCAGGCGGTGGGAGAAACGGCCGTTTCCCCCACCACATTCCCCCGGCTTAATTCAATGGTATCTTCAGTCATTATGCATTCCTTGTATCATCCAAGACCTGGCAGGATGCCAAAAATCCGCCAAGTCTAATTTTAATGTGCGCTCAGGCTGGCGAAGATTTCGCGGTCTTCGGGGTCCAGACGTTCCAGCAGGTCGGCGCCCAGGCGGGCATAAATACGCTGCGTAAACATCTCCATCCACACAAACTGCCGGGCAATGAGTACCAAATCCTGGTTACGGGTAATGGTTGCCATTGTTTCATGCCGAGGGCTGGCGCTGGCAATGAGGACTTCGGCATTGTCGGCCTGTACCAGCAGGGTAGCCGTGATGCCCTGTAATTCGCTTTCCAGCGGTGGATGATAGGCCACTCGGCCGCAGTTGAGCGTACTACTGCCGGTGAGCAGACTGCTCACCAACAGGCCGCGTTCGCTGGCAGCGCAAACGTCGTTCTGCAGCGCGGCCAGGTCGCCGTCGGTGAGGACCAGGAAAAGTTCGGTTTGGGCCTGATGAATAAGGTGGCTGGCGTAAGCAAGAACGGCCGTGCGCCCACTGATGGTCCACACCCGGTTATCGGTCGTCTCCGTGTACAGCGCCGTTAGCCCCTGGCCTAACTCTTGCAGCAGCCGCCGATGATCGGCCGCGTGCTGTTCCAACAGCAGTTCGGGTGGCAGGGGGCGGTACAATGTCGTCCGACCCTCTACCGTTTCTAAGGCCGCGCCACGGCCGTGCAGCCGCTTCAACGCCTCATACACCATCGAACGGGGCACACCCGACTCTTTGCTGAGTTGATAACCTGTCGCCGGATGTTCGCGCAGCAGCGCCAGATACACCTTCGCTTCGTATTCGGTAAAGCCGATCTTCAATAAATCTGTTCGTAAATCCATTGTTCTCTCAGAATAACAGGGTCTCGTTATGGGATTAGTTGTTTTTAGAATGACTAATAGCGATATTCTAAACAACTAAACGAAATGCGTCAATAGACGTATGTAAGAATTGGGTGAGGGAAAAAGTGGCGTTTGGTTCACAGATTACGAAACATCGCTCCCCTGATTGACTGACAAATCCTATTTTTAGAGGTCGCAGAACACGGATTTCCAGGATTTGCGAATGAGGGTAGTCGAGAAAAACGAATCCGTGAATCCTGCCAATCCGCTGCCAATTGGGCTGAATGTGAGTTTTGTCAGTCAACCGGCATCGCTGCCAGTATTATCAGTATCCAGAGAAATCATCGCCCAATTTGTAGAACGATTTTCCAAATCGTTTACTGGGCGATTTTCCAAATCGCCCTACAACCGCGGAAAAAGACCATTCTGGACAACTACACCCGCAAAGGCCATCATCTAACATTTTTGGGCATGGTTCAATTCAGGCGATATGGGCTTTACAAATTTAACAAAAAAGCGTGTCATTCCTTCGGCGTTGCTCAGACCTTGTCCTGAGCAACGCCGAAGGAATGACAATTCAGTCTGAATTTGTAAAGAAGATGTTCCGCTCGACGAACCATGTCCATTTTTGCCACCTTGTCAGATGCCGTCTTGTCAGATGTCACCCTGTCAGATGTCACCTTGTCAGATGTCACCTTGTCAAGTATCTATCGGCGATTGGGCAGATCGCGCTCTCTTTTATGTCGCACTGCGTCATGTTGCATCCCCTCCTCCCTCCCGTTATAATGATGCTGCAAACAGTAACTGCTAAACCTGAACCTGAACCCGCGAGAACCAGAACATGCTAGACCTCTCCCTGACCGAAGAACAGCAACAAGCCGCGGCCATGGTCCGCGAATTTGGCGAAAAAGAAATCCTGCCCACCATCAAAGAATATGATCGGCAGCAAAGCATGAACCCAACCGCTCTGCCGCGCATGGCGGAACTGGGTATTTTGGGCATCAACATTCCCGTCCGCTATGGGGGTCAAGGTTATGATTATGTGACTCTTGGCCTGGTCTGCGAAGAATTAGAACGCATAGATACCACCCTGCGCGTCGCCATGTCCGTCCACATGGGGCTGAACAGCATGGGTGTGCTGCAATGGGGCACAGAAGAGCAAAAACAGCGCTTCCTGGCGCCCCAGGCGCGCGGCGAAAAATATGCCGCTTTTGGCCTCACCGAGCCGGGCGCCGGTTCCGACGTGGCTGGAATGCGCTCTACTGCGCGCAAAGATGGCGGAGCAGCGAACGCCGACTACATCATCAACGGCGAGAAGATGTGGATTAGTCTGGCGACTAAAGCCCACCACGTTCTTTGGGTGGCCAAGACCGATCCAGACGCCAGACCATCCCATGCCGGCCTGACCGCGTTTATGGTCGAGAGCGACATGCCGGGCGTGACTACCGGCGATATTCACGGCAAATTGGGCGTGCGCGCCGGGTCCACCGGTTGGGTGAACTGCCAGGATGTGCGCGTGCCGGCGGCCAACCGCATCGGCGAAGAAGGCGAGGGTTTTAAGATTGCCATGAGCTGCCTGGATAACGGCCGTTACACCGTCGCCTCCGGCGCAACCGGCCTCACCCGCGCCTGTTTAGAAGCCTCCATCCACTACGCCCAGGAACGGGAAACCTTCGGCCGTCCGATTGCTGATTACCAACTTATCCAACAAAAAATCGCCTGGATGCAGCAGTGGTACGACGTGTCGCGCCTGCTGTATCTGAAAGTGGGCTGGCTCAAGAACCAGGGCAGCCGCAACACCCGCGAAGTTTCTATGGCCAAGTGGTACGCCACCGACCATTCTTTCAAGGCGGCCCATGAAGCCATTCAGGTGCATGGCGCCTATGGCTTTTCTGACGAATACGACGTGGAACGATATTTACGCAACAGCCGCGGCGCCATCATTTACGAAGGGACCAGCGAAATTCACCAACTGATGCAGGCTGCGTATGCCTTCGGCCAGCGGCAAGACAAGCCGCTGCGCTGCGAACTACCCGCTTACGATGAGGCATTCTGGCAGAGTGAGCCATGAATGGTTGTTGCTCGTGAACTGATTGCTGCCCGACAACCACTATTTTAAGATGACAGACCGGACTCTAAAACTCAAA is a genomic window containing:
- a CDS encoding ParA family protein, giving the protein MTKIYAIVNQKGGVGKTTTVINLCAYLAGSGRRTLMVDIDPQANATSGIGVNKSSLDKSIYDLLLEEASVDEVRVERAEFKLDIVPSSPALSGAEVELVNAIGREYRLQKALDGLNGRYDYILIDCPPSLSLLTVNALTAARDGVIIPVQCEYLALEGLSQLTQTVELVRKYLNPALTIRGLIMTMYDGRTNLSRQVVEEVRKFFPGKVFRTIVPRNVRLSEAPSYGQPINIYAPTSPGALAYQVLTAEILKGDQVKETTA
- a CDS encoding ribokinase, giving the protein MTHIDYLAIGHISQDLTADGPTVGGTVSFSGRLAQAMGCCTAVLTSSGADFAWQPYLAGIHLHTIPAAQTTTFENVYTANGRMQTLHAQAAPLLPGHVPADWQRPDIVHLAPIANEIDPAMIHLFSNSLVGLTPQGWMRRWGADGRVYATDWPDAREFLPLAAAVILSHEDLRDEAQLAQYRAWSHLLVVTKGYDGCTIYFEDEIRHIPARRALEVNATGAGDIFATAFLIRLHQTGGNPWEAGRFANDIAACSVELDGLEAKLAGIQALSKTLRVSENRQG
- the cadA gene encoding cadmium-translocating P-type ATPase, with amino-acid sequence MTEDTIELSRGNVVGETAVSPTAWQKLQEKFPAQQVELVFTVITFITMMSGLAAEFLDAPRWVAHLFYAVAYFTGGSFGLMAGLQSLRKLTIDVDLLMVLAAIGAALVGAPFEGAMLLFLFSLSNVLQSYAMDRTRNAIRALMALRPAEATVRRDGEMVTLPIEEVSVGDLMIVKPGERLALDGRIREGRSSLDQAAITGESIPVAKESGDMVLAGSINQRGGLEVEVTRLAQDTTLAKLIKMVEEAQGQKAPTQRFIEKAEQYYALGVIVMTAVAILLPLVLFNEPFNTTFYRAMTLMVAASPCAIVISTPATVLSAIGNGARRGVLFKGGVYVEQAAGIKVLAFDKTGTLTEGKPRVTNVTVCDDCWAGDENDLLRLVASVESKSEHPLAQAIVTAAQERGIALSEVTDFHSETGLGVLAAVENRQVAVGNLRYFANWEIDGLETAVDALDRFQDEGKTTVLVADVTENGRRAHILGVLAIADILRPNVSQTIRRIKAAGVERVVMLTGDNERVAAAIAQQSGVDAYHAELLPQDKMRLLKELAEQYGPVAMVGDGVNDAPALAAADIGIAMGAAGTDVALETADIVLMSDDLGKIPYVIGLSRRTRKTLVQNLAFAIGMILLLIGAVLGVGLALPLSVIGHEGSTVLVSLNGLRLLGYKGE
- a CDS encoding TrmB family transcriptional regulator; this translates as MDLRTDLLKIGFTEYEAKVYLALLREHPATGYQLSKESGVPRSMVYEALKRLHGRGAALETVEGRTTLYRPLPPELLLEQHAADHRRLLQELGQGLTALYTETTDNRVWTISGRTAVLAYASHLIHQAQTELFLVLTDGDLAALQNDVCAASERGLLVSSLLTGSSTLNCGRVAYHPPLESELQGITATLLVQADNAEVLIASASPRHETMATITRNQDLVLIARQFVWMEMFTQRIYARLGADLLERLDPEDREIFASLSAH
- a CDS encoding acyl-CoA dehydrogenase family protein — protein: MLDLSLTEEQQQAAAMVREFGEKEILPTIKEYDRQQSMNPTALPRMAELGILGINIPVRYGGQGYDYVTLGLVCEELERIDTTLRVAMSVHMGLNSMGVLQWGTEEQKQRFLAPQARGEKYAAFGLTEPGAGSDVAGMRSTARKDGGAANADYIINGEKMWISLATKAHHVLWVAKTDPDARPSHAGLTAFMVESDMPGVTTGDIHGKLGVRAGSTGWVNCQDVRVPAANRIGEEGEGFKIAMSCLDNGRYTVASGATGLTRACLEASIHYAQERETFGRPIADYQLIQQKIAWMQQWYDVSRLLYLKVGWLKNQGSRNTREVSMAKWYATDHSFKAAHEAIQVHGAYGFSDEYDVERYLRNSRGAIIYEGTSEIHQLMQAAYAFGQRQDKPLRCELPAYDEAFWQSEP